A genome region from Manis pentadactyla isolate mManPen7 chromosome 5, mManPen7.hap1, whole genome shotgun sequence includes the following:
- the WFDC3 gene encoding LOW QUALITY PROTEIN: WAP four-disulfide core domain protein 3 (The sequence of the model RefSeq protein was modified relative to this genomic sequence to represent the inferred CDS: substituted 1 base at 1 genomic stop codon), translating into MGWVYISGWRGPLITTFSIVILLNCLXYLKALLALRSLTSWASEGEYGNCPRVVQKQSCFKRCVTEETCPGVRKCCISAARAM; encoded by the exons ATGGGTTGGGTGTACATCTCTGGCTGGAGAGGGCCTCTCATTACAACTTTCAGCATTGTCATTTTGTTGAACTGTCTCTAATACCTGAAGGCCCTTCTTGCTCTTAGGTCCCTGACATCCTGGGCATCTGAAGGAGAGTATG GCAATTGTCCCAGGGTTGTTCAGAAACAATCCTGTTTTAAAAGGTGTGTCACTGAGGAGACATGTCCAGGCGTAAGGAAATGCTGTATTTCGGCTGCTAGAGCTATGTAG
- the DNTTIP1 gene encoding deoxynucleotidyltransferase terminal-interacting protein 1, translating to MGATGDVEQPRGPGGAERVGPEPGDAGAAGQLVPKNPWNLMIKHRQVQRRGRRSQMTTSFTDPSISMDLLRAVLQPSINEEIQTVLNKYMKFFQKAALNVRENVGEEVDAEQLTQEACRSCLEQAKLLFPDGEKIMPRSIHELPGIKRAKQAEEECAHRGSPIPRKRKGRPPGHMISNDRAAAGMVWKPKSCEPIRREGPKWDPARLNESTTFVLGSRANKALGMGGTRGRIYIKHPYLFKYAADPQDKHWLAEQHHMRATGGKMAYLLIEEDIRDLAASDDYRGCLDLKLEELKSFVLPSWIVEKMKKYMETLRTENEHRAVGASSQT from the exons ATGGGGGCCACTGGCGATGTCGAGCAGCCGCGGGGACCCGGCGGGGCTGAGCGGGTAGGCCCCGAGCCGGGAGATGCGGGCGCAGCGGGGCAGCTGGTTCCCAAG AACCCTTGGAACCTAATGATAAAGCACCGGCAGGTGCAGCGAAGGGGCCGTCGCTCACAGATGACAACAAG TTTCACAGACCCTTCCATCTCCATGGACCTCCTCCGAGCTGTCTTGCAGCCTAGCATCAATGAGGAGATCCAGACTGTCCTCAACAAGTACATGAAG TTCTTCCAGAAGGCAGCACTGAACGTGCGAGAAAATGTCGGGGAAGAGGTGGATGCAGAGCAGCTGACCCAGGAGGCCTGTCGGAGCTGCCTAGAACAA GCGAAACTACTGTTTCCTGATGGAGAAAAAATAATGCCCAGATCGATCCATGAGCTTCCAGGAATAAAG CGTGCCAAGCAGGCAGAAGAGGAATGTGCCCATCGCGGAAGCCCCATTCCCAGAAAG AGGAAGGGACGGCCTCCTGGACACATGATCTCAAATGACCGGGCAGCTGCCGGCATGGT ATGGAAACCAAAATCCTGTGAACCAATTCGCAGAGAAGGCCCCAAG TGGGACCCAGCTCGGCTGAATGAATCTACCACCTTTGTGTTGGGATCTCGAGCCAACAA GGCCCTGGGGATGGGGGGCACCAGAGGGAGAATCTACATCAAGCACCCATACCTCTTTAAG TATGCAGCTGACCCCCAGGACAAGCACTGGCTGGCTGAGCAGCATCACATGCGGGCAACAGGGGGGAAGATG GCCTACCTCCTCATTGAGGAGGACATCCGGGACCTCGCTGCCAGCGATGACTACAG AGGATGCCTGGACCTGAAGTTAGAGGAGCTGAAGTCCTTTGTCCTACCCTCCTGGATAGTTGAGAAGATGAAAAAGTACATGGAGACACTACGGACAGAGAATGAGCATCGCGCTGTTGGAGCATCTTCACAAACCTGA